The Amycolatopsis methanolica 239 nucleotide sequence CGCCAGTTCCAGTCGAACCCGGGCGGGTCGTCGTTCCAGCCGGCGAGCTGCTCGCGCAGCGCGGCCAGCGTGGCGTCGTCGACCGGGGCGTAGGACAGCCCGTCCTGGCCGAGCACCTCGGTGGTCACGCCCTGGGACACCTTCGCGAGGTGGTCCGGCGCGGCGAGCAGCTGCAGGTCGGAGTGCGAGTGCATGTCGACGAAACCGGGCGCGAGCACCAGCCCGTCCGCGTCGATCACCCGCGTGCCCGTCAGGCCTGGGCCGATGTCCGCGATCCGGCCGCTATCGACGCCGACGTCGGCCCGGAACAGGGTGGCGCCGGTGCCGTCGGCGATCCGCGCGCCACGCAGAACGAGGTCCATTGTGGACTCCTAGAAGTAGGTGCGGACGAAGTCGACGACGGTGTCGCCGTCGACCACCGGCAGCAGCTGCCACTTGTCGAACACGGTGCACGGGTGGGACAGGCCGAGCCCGACCCAGTCGCCGACCCGCAGCGGCGAATCCGGTGGCAGCGCGACGAAGGCGTGCTGGTCGTTGAGCGCGGTGACGGTGTGGCCGGCCAGCTTCGCCGCCGGTTCGCCGGGACGCCGGTGCCACTGCGGCTTGGGCAGGCCCTCGTCGAAGGAGGCGTCCCGCTTGCCCAGGGTCAGCAGGGCGAGGTCGTCCGTCGGACGCGAGGTGACCTGGGCCCAGGCGCGCAGCGCGGAGCGCAACTGCGGGGTCCCGTCGATGCGCGGCTGCTCGCCGAGCGGGGAGATGCCGCGGTAGAAGCCGTCGTCGTGGGTCAGGTACGCGCCGCTGCGCAGGACCGGCACCACCGGCAGGCCGTCCCAGTCCCCGGTGAGCGCGGCGGCGACCTGGTCGAAGTAGGCGCTGCCGCCTGCCGTGACGATCACCTGGTCCAGCCCGGCGAACAGGCCGCGCCGGCCGATCGCGACGGTGAGCTCGCGCAGGCGCCCGAGGTAGGTGTCGACCGTTCGCCGCGACTCCGGACCCGGGTCGTGGGCCAGCGCGCCCTCGTAGCCGCCGGTGCCTGCCAGCCGCAGGGCCGGGCTCGCGTGCGCGGCTTCGGCGATCGCCAGCGCCGTGTCCAGGTCCCGCGCACCGGTGCGCCCGTCGTCGCCGCCCAGCTCGACCAGCACGTCGACCTGGCGGCGCCTCCCGCGCAGCGCCTCGGTCATCAGGTCGACCGACGCGACCGAGTCGACCCAGCAGCTGAACTCGAACTCCGGGTGCGCGTCCAGTTCCGCGCCGAGCCAGCGCAGCGCGGCGGGGTCGACGAGCTGGTTGGCCAGCAGGACCCGGGACACGCCGAAGGCGCGGTAGATCCGCAGCTGGCTCGCGTTGGCGGCGGTGAGGCCCCACGCGCCGTGCTCCGCCTGCCGCGCGAACAGCTGCGGCGCCATCGTGGTCTTGCCGTGCGGCGCGAGCCGGACGCCGGCCTGGGCGCACCACTCCGCCATGGTCCGCAGGTTGTGCTCCATCGCGTCCGCCTCCAGCACCACCACCGGCCCGACGAAACCGCCGCTGAACAGGCCGGGCCGGCGCGCGGCGGCCTCGGCGAGGGTGAGCCCCCAGAGGTCGGCGGGGAGGGATTTGAACCGCCAGTCGAGCCGTTCGCCCGCGATCGCCGCCAGCGCGGCCGGGTCGAGGGTGCAGTCGGAGGAAGCCATTCGAACTCCGTTGCGTGTTGTGCAACGCACGTTGCGCAAAATGAATGCGATAGGTGTAGCATCCGGTTCGTGGCAGGTCAATGGAGCGAACGTGAGCCAGAGTCTTGATCGCGGGCTGAGCCTGCTGACCGCGCTCGCCGGCGGCGCGAGCACCCTGGACGAGCTCGCCGACGCGCTCGGCGTGCACAAGTCGACGGTGCTGCGGCTGCTGCGCACCCTGGAGGCGCAGCACTTCGTGCAGCGCGAGGGCGCGCGGCACTACCGGCTCGGCAGCGCCCTGTTCGACCTGGCCAACCGCGCGCTGGAGGGCCGGGACGTGCGGCGCGAGTCCGCGCCCGCGCTGGCCGCGCTCAACGACCGCACCGGGCACACCGTGCACCTGGCCACCTACGAGGACGGCGAGGTCGTCTACGTCGACAAGTACGAGGGCAGGCATAGCGTGCGGATGTACTCGCGCGTGGGCAAGCGCGCGCCGCTGCACTGCACGGCGGTCGGCAAGGTCCTGGTGGCCGCACTGCCGGAGGCCCAGCGGTTGAAGGTCGCGCGCGGCCTGGACTACCCGCGGCTGACCGCGAACACGATCACCACGGCCGAGGAGTACCTGGCCGAGCTCGCGCGGGTCGCGGAGCGCGGGTACGCGGTGGACAACGCCGAGCACGAGGACTTCATCCACTGCGTGGCCGCGCCGGTGCGCGGCCCGGGCGGGGCGGTGCTCGCGGCGGTGTCCCTGTCGGTGCCGAAGGTGCTGCTGGACTACGACGGCCTGCTGGCGCTGTTGCCGGACCTGCGGGCCGCCGCCGAGGACGCGTCCACCCACAACGGGTGGACCCGATGAGGAAGGAACCCCTACATGGCGAAGGTCGCGATCACCACGGAGAACGCCCCCAAGGCCGCGGCGAACTACTCACCGGCGGTGCGCAAGGGCAACATCCTCCAGCTGGCCGGGCAGGTCGCGTTCGACCCGAAGACCGGTGAGGTCGTCGGCGACTCCGTGGGTGAGCAGACGCGCCAGGTGTTCCGGAACCTGGAGGCGGTGCTCACCGAGGCCGGCGCCGGCTGGGAGGACGTCGTGATGGTCCGCGCGTACCTCACGGACACCGGCCACTTCGCCGAGTTCAACGAGGTCTACAACCAGCTCATCCCCGAGCCGTACCCGGCCCGCACCACGGTGTACGTCGGGCTGCCGAAGGGGCTGCTGGTGGAGATCGACCTGCTGGCAGTGGTGGACTGATTTCCCGGCCGCTTCGAGGCCGATGTGAAAACGACCGGCAGGGAGTCCCTGCCGGTCGTTTCCGCCGACGTCGTCGTTCTGCGGGCCGTCTCGTCAGTGGACGGGGCCGGTGTACTTCTCGCCCGGGCCCTCGCCCGGCGCGTCCGGCACGGCCGAGGCCTCCCGGAACGCCTTCTGCAGCGACTGCAGCCCGTCCCGCAGGGGAGCGGCGTGCACGCCGAGGTATTCGGCCGAGGCGGTGACCAGGCCGGCCAGCGCGGTGATCAGCCTGCGGGCCTCGTCGAGGTCGCGGTGCGGGCTGGTGTCCGGGTCCTCGTCGGCGAGCCCGAGCCGCTCGGCCGCCGCGGACAGCAGCATCACCGCGGCCCTGCTGATGACCTCGACGCTGGGGATGTCCTGCAGGTCGCGGACGGGCGGGGAAATATCGCCCGGGTCGGGCGCGTTGGAACCATCGTCAAGCACGTCTGGTACCCTTCCACGTGCGACCAGTCCCCGAGGAATCGGGGGCGGCAAGTGGAGCCCCGCTCCCACCCGAGTCGCCGCACGAGGCGGCCGGGTCCGGTCCCGCCCATGGGCATTGTCTGTGGGCGGCGGAACGTTCGTCGTAGCCGTCGGACGTGATCGGAAAGCAGGGCCCCGCATCCCGGCCGAGAGGTCAGGGACGGGGCCCGTGGTATGTGGGCACCAGGTCGAGCAGGCTAGACAACACACCTCGGACCAAGGAGGCCACATCAGCGCCGAGACACGCATCAACGAACGCATCCGCGTTCCCGAGGTCCGGCTCGTCGGACCGAACGGCGAACAGGTCGGCATCGTCCGGATCGAGGATGCGCTCAGGCTCGCCCAGGAAGCGGATCTCGACCTCGTCGAGGTCGCCCCGCAGGCGCGCCCGCCGGTCTGCAAGCTCATGGACTTCGGCAAGTTCAAGTACGAGAGCGCGCAGAAGGCCCGCGAGTCACGCCGTAACCAGCAGCTCACCGTCATCAAAGAGCAGAAGCTGCGCCCGAAGATCGACCAGCACGACTACGAGACGAAGAAGGGGCACGTGTCCCGCTTCCTCGCCGCGGGGAACAAGGTCAAGGTGACCATCATGTTCCGCGGTCGTGAGCAGTCGAGGCCGGAGCTGGGTTTCCGGCTGCTGCAGAAGCTCTCCGAGGACGTGGCCGAGCTCGGTTACGTGGAGGCGTCCCCGAAGCAGGACGGCCGCAACATGATCATGGTGCTGGCTCCGCACAAGAACGCCAAGCCCAAGCAGAAGGCCGCCAAGGAACCCGTCGACTCCTGACGGGCGCCGCGACCGACGCAGTTCGCAGCACACCGGATCTCCGGTGTGCTGCACCATGAAAGAGAGCACTCAATGCCGAAGATGAAGACGCACAGCGGGACCTCGAAGCGGATTCGGGTCACCGGCAGCGGCAAGCTTCGCCGCCAGAAGGCCGGCCGTCGCCACCTGATGGAGAAGAAGTCGAGCCGCGTCACCCGCCGCCTGGAGGGCACCGGCGAGGTCGCCAAGAACGACGTCAGCCGGGTCAAGCGGCTCCTCGGCCGCTGACGCCTCTCCTCTTCCGCCGTAAACCCCCCGGGGCGCCGACCGCGCCCCCTGAGATCGACAGGACGGACCCGTGGCACGCGTCAAGCGGGCGGTCAACGCCCAGAAGAAGCGTCGCGCAACTCTCGAACTGGCCAGCGGTTACCGCGGCCAGCGCTCGCGGCTGTACCGCAAGGCGAAGGAGCAGATGCTCCACTCGCTCAACTACGCCTACCGGGACCGCCGTGCCCGCAAGGGTGACTTCCGCCAGCTGTGGATCACCCGCATCAACGCGGCCGCCCGCCAGAACGGCGTGACCTACAACCGCTTCATCCAGGGCCTCAAGGCCGCTGGTGTCGAGGTCGACCGCAAGATCCTCGCCGACCTCGCCGTCAACGACCCCGCGGCGTTCACCGCGCTGGCCGAGCTGGCGAAGCAGAACGTGACGACCGGGCCGAGCGACGAGAAGAAGTCGGCCTGAGCGAGCACACCGATCTGACCAGGCCCGGGGCGGCTCCGTTCACCGAACGGACCCCCCGGGTCGTTGCTGCGCGGCGCCTCACGCGCCGCGCCGAGCGCGACAAGACCGGCCGGTTCCTCGCCGAAGGCGCCAACGCCGTCGGCGCGGCACTGGCCCGCGATCCCGGCGCGGTGCACGAGCTGTTCGTCACCGACCGCGCCGCGCAGGCACACCCGGACCTGGTCAACGCCGCGGCCGAAGCGGGCGTGCGGGTCTCGCCGATCACCGACCGCGCCGCGGCCGGGTTGTCGGAAACCGTGACGCCGCAAGGGATCGTCGCCGTCTGCGCACTGCTCGACCGGCCCCTCGATGGACTGCTCGGCAGCACCGCCCGGCTGGTCGCCGTGCTCGACGGTGTGGCCGATCCCGGCAATGCGGGCACCGTCATCCGGGTCGCCGACGCGGCGGGCGCCGACGCGGTCATCCTCACCGGCGACAGCGTCGACCCGCACAACGGCAAATGCGTCCGCGCCTCCGCGGGCAGTCTCTTCCACCTCCCTCTCGCGCGGGTGCGCGACACCGCCACGGCGCTCGCCGCCTGCCGCGAGGCCGGGCTGTGCCTGCTCGGCGCCCACGGCTACGCCGAGACCGAGCTGGGATCGGTCGACGCCGCCGCGCCCACCGCCTGGGTCTTCGGCAACGAGGCCCACGGGCTCTCGCCCGAGGTCCTCGCCGCCGTCGACCTGCCCGTGCGGATTCCGCTCTACGGCGCGGCTGAGAGCCTCAACCTGGCCACGGCGGCCGCCGTGTGCCTCTACACCAGCGCGATGGCGGCCCGTCGTCCGGCCGGGTGACGCGCCGGTCCCGGATCGCGATCGCCTAGAATCCACCGGTAATCGTCACGTGTGCGTGTCGCACGGCGGATCCCGTCCAGCGGACACCGAGGAGTTATGTCCGGAGCCACCGAGAAGCAGGACCCGACCCCGGCCGAGGCCACCTCGCCCGAGACCCTGGGGGCGGCGGTGAAGCATGCCGAGGCCGAGTTCCAGGCCGCAGGCGATCTGGACGCCCTGGCCGCGGTGAAGCCGGCCCACCTGGGTGACCACTCGCCGCTGATGCTCGCCCGCCGCGCCATCGGTTCCCTGTCCAAGCAGGAGAAGGCCGAGGTCGGCAAGCGGGTCAACGAGGCGCGCCAGGCCATCCAGGGCGCGTTCGACGCCCGGCGGGCCACGCTGCTGGCCGAGCGGGACGAGCGCGTCCTGCGCGAGGAGGCCGTCGACGTCACGCTGCCGTGGGACCGGATCCCGCGCGGCGCCCGGCACCCGCTCACGACGGTGAGCGAGCGGATCGCCGACG carries:
- a CDS encoding amino acid deaminase is translated as MASSDCTLDPAALAAIAGERLDWRFKSLPADLWGLTLAEAAARRPGLFSGGFVGPVVVLEADAMEHNLRTMAEWCAQAGVRLAPHGKTTMAPQLFARQAEHGAWGLTAANASQLRIYRAFGVSRVLLANQLVDPAALRWLGAELDAHPEFEFSCWVDSVASVDLMTEALRGRRRQVDVLVELGGDDGRTGARDLDTALAIAEAAHASPALRLAGTGGYEGALAHDPGPESRRTVDTYLGRLRELTVAIGRRGLFAGLDQVIVTAGGSAYFDQVAAALTGDWDGLPVVPVLRSGAYLTHDDGFYRGISPLGEQPRIDGTPQLRSALRAWAQVTSRPTDDLALLTLGKRDASFDEGLPKPQWHRRPGEPAAKLAGHTVTALNDQHAFVALPPDSPLRVGDWVGLGLSHPCTVFDKWQLLPVVDGDTVVDFVRTYF
- the infC gene encoding translation initiation factor IF-3 encodes the protein MVCGHQVEQARQHTSDQGGHISAETRINERIRVPEVRLVGPNGEQVGIVRIEDALRLAQEADLDLVEVAPQARPPVCKLMDFGKFKYESAQKARESRRNQQLTVIKEQKLRPKIDQHDYETKKGHVSRFLAAGNKVKVTIMFRGREQSRPELGFRLLQKLSEDVAELGYVEASPKQDGRNMIMVLAPHKNAKPKQKAAKEPVDS
- a CDS encoding RidA family protein, whose translation is MAKVAITTENAPKAAANYSPAVRKGNILQLAGQVAFDPKTGEVVGDSVGEQTRQVFRNLEAVLTEAGAGWEDVVMVRAYLTDTGHFAEFNEVYNQLIPEPYPARTTVYVGLPKGLLVEIDLLAVVD
- the rpmI gene encoding 50S ribosomal protein L35: MPKMKTHSGTSKRIRVTGSGKLRRQKAGRRHLMEKKSSRVTRRLEGTGEVAKNDVSRVKRLLGR
- the rplT gene encoding 50S ribosomal protein L20 encodes the protein MARVKRAVNAQKKRRATLELASGYRGQRSRLYRKAKEQMLHSLNYAYRDRRARKGDFRQLWITRINAAARQNGVTYNRFIQGLKAAGVEVDRKILADLAVNDPAAFTALAELAKQNVTTGPSDEKKSA
- a CDS encoding DUF1844 domain-containing protein, with the protein product MLDDGSNAPDPGDISPPVRDLQDIPSVEVISRAAVMLLSAAAERLGLADEDPDTSPHRDLDEARRLITALAGLVTASAEYLGVHAAPLRDGLQSLQKAFREASAVPDAPGEGPGEKYTGPVH
- a CDS encoding IclR family transcriptional regulator; protein product: MSQSLDRGLSLLTALAGGASTLDELADALGVHKSTVLRLLRTLEAQHFVQREGARHYRLGSALFDLANRALEGRDVRRESAPALAALNDRTGHTVHLATYEDGEVVYVDKYEGRHSVRMYSRVGKRAPLHCTAVGKVLVAALPEAQRLKVARGLDYPRLTANTITTAEEYLAELARVAERGYAVDNAEHEDFIHCVAAPVRGPGGAVLAAVSLSVPKVLLDYDGLLALLPDLRAAAEDASTHNGWTR
- a CDS encoding TrmH family RNA methyltransferase, with translation MTRPGAAPFTERTPRVVAARRLTRRAERDKTGRFLAEGANAVGAALARDPGAVHELFVTDRAAQAHPDLVNAAAEAGVRVSPITDRAAAGLSETVTPQGIVAVCALLDRPLDGLLGSTARLVAVLDGVADPGNAGTVIRVADAAGADAVILTGDSVDPHNGKCVRASAGSLFHLPLARVRDTATALAACREAGLCLLGAHGYAETELGSVDAAAPTAWVFGNEAHGLSPEVLAAVDLPVRIPLYGAAESLNLATAAAVCLYTSAMAARRPAG